In one Nicotiana sylvestris chromosome 8, ASM39365v2, whole genome shotgun sequence genomic region, the following are encoded:
- the LOC138875272 gene encoding uncharacterized protein, translating to MARTRTASSADQQSKTQAAAPMRSRGRGRGLGRARGRGRGRSQPRAVAPTAEPQVDFDDEFSAQTLPAKLAQAPEGFIATPANVVADALSRKSASIGSFAYIPISERPLALDVQALANQFMRLDISDPSHVIACTATQSSLFERIRGRHDDPHLLVLRDTVRHGGAKRMKKDIVAYVDRCLNCQQVNYEHQRPGGLLQKIEIPKRKWECITMDFVVGHPQTQRKFDAVWVIVDRLTKLVHFTPMVVSYSSERLAEIYIREILRLHGIPMSIISD from the exons atggcgagaacacgtaccgcttcatcagctgatcagcagTCTAAGACCCAAGCGGCAGCTCCTATGAGGAGCAGAGGTCGAGGCCGAGGCctaggccgtgctagaggccgaggcaggggaaggtctcagcccagagcagtagcaccaacggcggagcctcaggtagatttTGATGATGAGTTTTCGGCCCAAACCCTTCCAGCAAAGCTAGCTCAGGCTccggaggggttcatcgctactccg gccaatgtggtggccgatgctttgagtaggaagtcggcTAGTATAGGTAGCTTTGCTTATATTCCAAttagtgagagaccgcttgctttggatgttcaagctttggccaatcagttcatgaggttggatatttctgatccTAGTCATGTTATAGCTTGTACAGCCACTCAGTCTTCATTGTTTGAGCGTATCAGGGGTCGgcatgatgaccctcatttgcttgtccttagggacacagtgaggcacggtggtgccaa gaggatgaagaaggatattgttgcatacgtagatcgatgtttgaattgtcagcaggtaaactacgagcatcaaagacctggtggtttgcttcaaaaGATTGAAATTCCTAAGAgaaagtgggagtgtatcactatggacttcgttgttggacacccacagactcagaggaagttcgatgcagtgtgggttattgtggataggttgactaAGTTAGTGCATTTCACTCCTATGGTAGTTTCCTACtcctcagagcggttggctgagatctacaTCCGGGAGATCCTTCGTCTTCATGGTAtacccatgtctatcatttctgactaA